The following are encoded in a window of Etheostoma cragini isolate CJK2018 chromosome 7, CSU_Ecrag_1.0, whole genome shotgun sequence genomic DNA:
- the wu:fa11c10 gene encoding protein FAM110B, with amino-acid sequence MPVETLRPSDGRLAGAPFTSAMPFRILHKGPDYFRRQAEPGARKLSAVERLEADKAKYVKSQQVALTRQAPIKPPIIRKPLVPPGMMLQCQISTPPARKVLRCPADVENGGGRDGPGGRRGPALNLDILNNLINDVCDGPMPCSQSSSSTSPSSSSPSSGAKSIGSSLSAEQERSNQLLNNLKPLNHGTINSSSTSSCTSSPFNNNLRIPAAEPTRRPPPVPARVPRIGVPAPYSSPNSVTVRRVDVRPQADIRKPQRTLLQPQLRPRQTAQGQVAHPLVPPPPPPPPAKNKSQANPQLTTPSQTLPSPPVYLPPSPMLIRACMIPPASPAFTRISNASSKGSARKHPSLHRSKSDLSDRYSRATADLERFFNYCGLDPGEVEGMGGVERFTRANSDIVSVSKLRSVSTPSSECGDEAAQAREDEEADGEAARANERVPYGISVIERNARVIKWLYGIRQARDTNSAVSNV; translated from the coding sequence ATGCCGGTGGAGACCCTGCGGCCGTCAGACGGCCGTCTGGCCGGGGCTCCCTTCACCTCCGCCATGCCCTTCAGGATACTTCACAAGGGGCCAGACTACTTCCGTCGTCAGGCTGAGCCTGGGGCCCGTAAACTGAGCGCTGTAGAACGCCTGGAGGCCGACAAGGCCAAGTACGTGAAGAGCCAGCAGGTGGCCCTCACCCGCCAGGCCCCCATCAAACCACCAATCATCCGCAAGCCCCTCGTTCCTCCGGGGATGATGCTCCAGTGCCAGATCAGCACGCCTCCAGCCCGCAAAGTTCTCCGCTGCCCAGCTGATGTGGAGAAcggaggagggagagatggacCAGGAGGAAGAAGGGGACCTGCTCTTAACTTGGATATTCTGAATAATCTTATCAATGATGTATGTGATGGACCAATGCCCTGTTCCCagtcctcttcctccacctccccctcctcctcatctccttcATCAGGAGCTAAGAGCATTGGCAGCAGCCTGTCAGCAGAACAAGAGAGGAGCAACCAACTCCTCAACAACCTCAAACCTTTGAATCACGGCACCATCAACTCCTCATCCACCTCCTCCTGCACGTCCTCTCCATTCAACAACAACCTCCGGATCCCTGCAGCGGAACCCACCCGCCGCCCACCCCCTGTTCCAGCACGAGTACCCCGGATAGGGGTTCCAGCGCCCTACAGCTCCCCAAACTCAGTGACGGTGCGCAGGGTGGACGTTCGGCCTCAGGCTGACATTAGGAAGCCTCAGAGGACCCTACTACAGCCGCAACTCAGGCCCAGACAGACTGCCCAGGGCCAAGTTGCACACCCCCTGgtcccacctccacctcctcctccacccgcTAAGAACAAATCCCAAGCCAACCCCCAGCTCACGACCCCCTCCCAAACCCTGCCCTCCCCACCAGTCTACCTCCCACCTAGTCCCATGTTGATCCGAGCTTGCATGATCCCGCCCGCCTCCCCCGCTTTCACCCGGATATCGAACGCCAGCTCCAAGGGCTCTGCCCGTAAGCACCCGTCCTTGCATCGCTCAAAGTCGGACCTGAGCGACCGGTACTCGCGCGCCACAGCCGACCTGGAGCGCTTCTTCAACTACTGCGGGCTGGACCCGGGGGAAGTGGAGGGCATGGGTGGAGTGGAGCGTTTCACAAGAGCCAACTCAGACATTGTGTCCGTCTCCAAGCTCCGCAGCGTAAGCACGCCCAGCTCGGAGTGTGGAGACGAGGCTGCCCAGGCAAGGGAGGACGAGGAAGCCGATGGCGAGGCCGCGAGAGCCAACGAACGGGTCCCCTACGGCATCTCCGTCATCGAGAGGAACGCACGAGTCATTAAGTGGCTCTACGGCATCCGTCAGGCGAGAGATACCAACAGCGCTGTCTCTAATGTATAG